The genomic interval GAAGTGGTGCGCCAGCACCTTGCAGGGGAGACCTATTCCGATCAAGCAGTAGACGCAGTGGTTTGGGAGCTTCGGGCACCCCGTGGTTTGCTTGCGCTTATCGTAGGAGCGGGGTTGGCCCTTGCCGGTGTGACTATGCAAACGCTTGTCCGAAATCCGCTGGCTGACCCGTATTTGCTGGGTATTTCTTCCGGCGCGAGTGTAGGTGCAACCGCAGTACTCGTGTTTGGCGTCTTGAGCGGTTTTGGCCTTTATTCGCTCTCAGCTGGTGCTTTGATTGGTGCACTTGTGGCCACGTTAACTGTGTATGCGGTGACTATTGCTCAAGGTGGGCTGACGCCACTGCGCCTCATCCTCTCAGGCGTGGTTCTGTCTTCCGCTTTCTCCGCGCTTGCTAGTTTTTTGGTGTTTAAAGGACCTGACGCTCGCGCTGCGCAGGGCGTGATGTTCTGGATGCTCGGATCAGTTGCCGGAGGACAATGGAACAAGCTCCTCATACCGGCAGTTGTGGTGCTTGTCGCTTTTGTTATTTTGATGCTGAGTAGTCGCCAGATGGATGCTCTTGCTGCAGGCCCAGACACGGCTGCCGCTTTAGGCGTTCGGGTGGGGTTGCTGCGCCAAGGCCTGTTTTTTGTGCAAGCTCTCCTCGTAGGTGCCATGGTTGCTGTGGCTGGCGGCATTGGATTTGTGGGCCTGGTAATTCCGCACCTGGCGCGAATACTCGTTGGTTCGCTTCATCGGCGTCTTTTGCCTATCGCTGCAGTGTTTGGTGCGCTTTTTATGGTCTGGGTTGACGTGCTCGCCCGCGTTGCCGCACCGCCACAGGAGATTCCGCTGGGCGTGGTCACTGGAGTTATCGGAGCGCCGCTCTTCCTGATTCTTATGGGAAGAAAAAACTATCATTTTGGGGGGCAAGACTAAAATGACACGTTTTCAAGCAGCAGGCATTGCGTGTGGATTTGACCGGACAGTATTGCTCCGGGATGTTGACTTTACGGTGGACAGCGGCACCATGACAGCAATAGTCGGCGTCAATGGAGTAGGAAAGTCAACTCTTTTGCGCGTCCTTGCCGGAATCCGGAAACCGCATGCCGGCAAGGTTTTCATAGACGATGTTGACGTACATTCCATGCGGTCAAAACAGCGGGCAAAGGCGCTAACTTTCGTGGGGCAGGAGGAGACTCCTCCCGGAGATTTGACTGTAAAAGAAGCAGTCTGCCTGGGCCGGCTTCCGCACACTAAAGTGTGGCAGTTTGATTCCAAGGAAGAAATGCGCTTGGTCAACGATGCCTTGCAACTTGTTGGCTTGCAGGATCGCGCGGCGATGGAATGTGCGTCGCTTTCTGGTGGGCAGCGCCGTCGAGTGCTTTTTGCTCGCGGATTTGCTCAAGGAACGGATCTCATTTTTCTTGATGAGCCGACCAACCATCTTGACGTGCACCACCAGTTGCACTTGCTCAAAGTACTACGAGACTCTGGGCGCACAATCATCGCAACAGTCCACGATCTCGATCTAGCGATGAGCC from Corynebacterium ulcerans carries:
- a CDS encoding FecCD family ABC transporter permease, producing the protein MRKIATPALFLIIAGLAALSFVVSLSFGSVDYSRSEVWEVVRQHLAGETYSDQAVDAVVWELRAPRGLLALIVGAGLALAGVTMQTLVRNPLADPYLLGISSGASVGATAVLVFGVLSGFGLYSLSAGALIGALVATLTVYAVTIAQGGLTPLRLILSGVVLSSAFSALASFLVFKGPDARAAQGVMFWMLGSVAGGQWNKLLIPAVVVLVAFVILMLSSRQMDALAAGPDTAAALGVRVGLLRQGLFFVQALLVGAMVAVAGGIGFVGLVIPHLARILVGSLHRRLLPIAAVFGALFMVWVDVLARVAAPPQEIPLGVVTGVIGAPLFLILMGRKNYHFGGQD
- a CDS encoding ABC transporter ATP-binding protein; the protein is MTRFQAAGIACGFDRTVLLRDVDFTVDSGTMTAIVGVNGVGKSTLLRVLAGIRKPHAGKVFIDDVDVHSMRSKQRAKALTFVGQEETPPGDLTVKEAVCLGRLPHTKVWQFDSKEEMRLVNDALQLVGLQDRAAMECASLSGGQRRRVLFARGFAQGTDLIFLDEPTNHLDVHHQLHLLKVLRDSGRTIIATVHDLDLAMSHFDHVVVLDHGGVVASGPPESVLIPETLRKVFEVEAFITRHPGASSSHVIIDSL